The following proteins are encoded in a genomic region of Spirosoma sp. SC4-14:
- a CDS encoding FIST N-terminal domain-containing protein codes for MKIGQLRFVDGNWEQISETPGFQPEKAHLVLTFGERKLLESTIPYSYLHALYPNAQIVINSTSGEIISDKVQDNSLVVTAIEFEKSTVRTVQVDIFDHKESYQAGEAIAHALDDANLAAIILISDGGVVNGSDLIEGTNRSLNRLVPVIGGLAGDADRFERTLVGVNQDPAAGKVVGIGLYGADLKVGHGSMGGWDVFGPEREVTKSSYNELYQIDDRIALDLYKDYLGKYADGLPGTALLFPLSIRVTPDSKPLVRTILSIDETAKSMTFAGDIPEGARVRFMRANMDRLVEASATAAQKSLQQLGKTPELALLISCVGRKLVLGQRTEEEVEVARDIFGNQPIMTGFYSYGEIAPAGPATPGELHNQTMTITILSEQ; via the coding sequence CTTGAATCCACAATCCCCTATTCATACCTGCATGCTTTGTACCCCAACGCTCAGATTGTTATCAATTCGACATCGGGCGAAATAATTTCCGACAAAGTACAGGATAATTCACTCGTAGTTACGGCCATTGAGTTCGAAAAATCGACGGTTCGAACGGTTCAGGTCGATATTTTCGATCATAAAGAAAGCTACCAGGCAGGAGAGGCCATTGCGCACGCACTCGATGATGCCAATCTGGCTGCTATTATCCTTATTTCGGACGGTGGCGTTGTAAATGGGAGCGATTTAATAGAAGGTACAAACCGAAGTCTGAATCGCCTGGTGCCCGTGATAGGGGGGTTGGCTGGCGATGCCGACCGTTTCGAACGAACATTGGTGGGGGTGAATCAGGACCCTGCGGCTGGGAAAGTTGTTGGTATTGGCTTATACGGTGCTGACCTGAAAGTTGGTCATGGTTCAATGGGGGGCTGGGATGTGTTTGGACCGGAGCGGGAAGTGACCAAATCGTCTTATAACGAACTATACCAGATCGACGATCGAATTGCCCTGGATCTATATAAAGACTATCTTGGGAAATATGCCGATGGACTGCCCGGAACGGCGTTGCTTTTTCCTCTGTCGATTCGGGTTACACCCGATTCGAAACCGCTGGTTCGTACTATTTTGTCGATCGATGAAACGGCTAAGAGTATGACTTTTGCGGGCGACATTCCCGAAGGAGCCCGAGTCCGGTTTATGCGGGCAAATATGGACCGGCTGGTCGAAGCTTCGGCAACGGCCGCTCAGAAATCGCTTCAACAGCTAGGAAAGACTCCCGAGCTGGCTTTATTGATTAGCTGTGTTGGACGTAAACTGGTGCTGGGCCAACGTACGGAAGAAGAAGTGGAAGTAGCCCGTGATATTTTTGGCAACCAACCCATTATGACGGGTTTTTATTCTTACGGCGAAATTGCACCGGCAGGCCCCGCTACCCCCGGCGAACTGCACAACCAAACCATGACAATTACTATTCTGTCTGAACAATAA